A genomic region of Herbaspirillum sp. DW155 contains the following coding sequences:
- a CDS encoding DUF2267 domain-containing protein — MPVPVEYSRASDIFYEFLVEVRDAADLWSTHVTYTMVEGVLHTFRRRLTPQQTISFAELLPVCLRSVLIERWDLSEPTSAFGNSASMIDEVRALRSRHNFSPDNAIAVVSNAILKYVDQERFFAFLAELPPGAVEFWTGRAHG, encoded by the coding sequence ATGCCTGTCCCAGTCGAATACAGCCGCGCATCCGATATCTTCTACGAATTTTTAGTCGAGGTGCGTGACGCTGCCGACCTGTGGAGTACGCACGTTACCTACACAATGGTAGAGGGGGTCTTGCACACATTCCGACGCCGCCTGACGCCTCAGCAGACAATTTCTTTTGCCGAGCTGCTGCCGGTATGTCTGCGTTCCGTGCTTATCGAACGCTGGGATTTATCTGAACCAACGTCCGCTTTCGGTAACAGCGCTAGCATGATTGATGAAGTACGTGCGCTGCGCTCGCGCCACAACTTCTCTCCCGATAACGCTATAGCGGTAGTGTCCAACGCTATCCTCAAATACGTTGATCAAGAGCGTTTCTTTGCCTTCTTAGCCGAGTTACCACCAGGTGCTGTCGAGTTTTGGACAGGGAGGGCGCACGGATAG
- a CDS encoding cytochrome c oxidase assembly protein: MYWLGSLRLHRAGRVQPGRVASFVAGWLCLSAALLSPIDAAGAVSFAAHMVQHELLMIVAAPLLIAGRPARTWLWSLAPGWRKPVGRWFGSQRSLQWLRGASRPLPAWTLHFLAVWGWHVPFCFQAALRHEAVHIAQHASFFISALLFWWSVLAKWRRAEPDRGAMFYLFTTMMHTSALGALLALSTRLWYPAYGTLPWQLGLSPLEDQQLGGLIMWIPGALSYVVVALVLCARWLMGGEREVLPRP, from the coding sequence ATGTACTGGCTGGGCAGTCTGCGACTGCACAGGGCGGGACGCGTCCAGCCTGGCCGGGTGGCCAGCTTTGTCGCAGGCTGGCTATGCCTGTCGGCGGCGTTGCTCTCGCCCATTGATGCGGCCGGGGCGGTCTCCTTTGCGGCCCATATGGTCCAGCACGAACTGCTGATGATCGTCGCCGCGCCCCTGCTCATCGCCGGCAGGCCGGCGCGCACCTGGCTGTGGTCGCTTGCGCCGGGCTGGCGCAAGCCGGTCGGGCGCTGGTTCGGCAGCCAGCGGTCACTGCAGTGGCTACGCGGCGCGAGCCGGCCGCTGCCGGCCTGGACGCTGCATTTCCTGGCGGTATGGGGCTGGCATGTGCCGTTCTGCTTCCAGGCGGCGTTGCGACATGAGGCGGTGCACATTGCCCAGCATGCCAGTTTCTTCATCTCGGCATTGCTGTTCTGGTGGAGCGTGCTGGCCAAGTGGCGCCGCGCGGAGCCTGATCGCGGCGCGATGTTCTATCTCTTCACCACCATGATGCACACCAGCGCGCTGGGCGCCCTGCTGGCCCTGTCGACGCGGCTGTGGTATCCCGCCTACGGGACGCTGCCCTGGCAGCTCGGCCTGTCGCCGCTGGAAGACCAGCAACTGGGCGGTTTGATCATGTGGATACCGGGTGCGCTGAGCTATGTGGTGGTGGCGCTGGTACTGTGCGCACGCTGGCTGATGGGAGGGGAACGTGAAGTCCTGCCGCGTCCCTGA
- a CDS encoding c-type cytochrome yields the protein MKSCRVPDLLVPLLLALCCGPALAGSPDSDAIARGRRLLAERGCAACHRIPGVAPSGSLTGPPLEHAARSSYIAGILPTNERNMVRWIMHPRAIHPDSAMPELGITADEAAAMSAYLLQKRPGGAP from the coding sequence GTGAAGTCCTGCCGCGTCCCTGATCTGCTCGTGCCGTTGTTGCTGGCGCTGTGTTGCGGCCCGGCGCTGGCTGGCAGCCCCGACAGTGACGCCATTGCCCGTGGCCGCCGCCTGCTGGCCGAGCGCGGCTGCGCGGCCTGCCATCGCATCCCCGGCGTGGCGCCCTCGGGCAGCCTGACCGGACCGCCGCTGGAGCATGCGGCCCGCAGCAGCTACATTGCCGGCATCCTCCCGACCAATGAACGGAACATGGTGCGCTGGATCATGCACCCGCGCGCCATCCACCCGGACAGTGCCATGCCGGAACTGGGCATCACCGCCGACGAAGCCGCGGCCATGAGTGCCTACCTGCTGCAGAAGCGACCGGGAGGTGCCCCATGA
- a CDS encoding c-type cytochrome: MKRRLHRALLAGLALILLGAAAVLVWSGAYNVSAVTQHWSPVFKLMEYAMRQSVHRHAQQIVTPALDAPDMATAGARHYERFCVQCHGAPGRAPDTAALSMQPVPGPLSAAARKWQLRELYWIVSNGIKMTGMPAWQAHLSEQERWEVVAYLRTMPGQLPAVQTVPTDAQPIPAQGDIERGRTALTQYACQSCHRIPGVVGAPIDVGPALDSMGSLAYISGTLVNTPENLARWIRHPKRYKPNGAMPELGVRPADAADMSAYLRWADRNTR; encoded by the coding sequence ATGAAGCGCCGTCTGCACCGGGCGCTGCTGGCCGGCCTCGCATTGATTTTGCTGGGTGCGGCGGCAGTGCTGGTCTGGAGCGGCGCGTACAACGTCAGCGCGGTGACGCAACACTGGTCCCCCGTCTTCAAGCTGATGGAATACGCAATGCGCCAGTCGGTACACCGCCACGCGCAGCAGATCGTGACGCCCGCGCTCGATGCTCCCGACATGGCCACGGCCGGGGCACGGCACTATGAACGATTCTGCGTGCAGTGCCATGGCGCGCCGGGCCGTGCGCCCGACACCGCCGCGCTGTCGATGCAGCCAGTGCCGGGGCCCTTGAGCGCGGCGGCGCGCAAGTGGCAGTTGCGCGAGCTGTACTGGATCGTCAGCAACGGCATCAAGATGACGGGCATGCCGGCCTGGCAGGCCCACCTGAGCGAACAGGAGCGATGGGAAGTCGTTGCCTATCTGCGGACCATGCCGGGCCAGCTGCCAGCGGTACAGACCGTGCCGACTGATGCACAGCCAATCCCGGCTCAGGGCGACATCGAGCGCGGCCGTACGGCGTTGACGCAATATGCCTGCCAGTCCTGCCATCGCATCCCGGGCGTGGTGGGTGCACCGATCGATGTGGGGCCGGCATTGGATTCCATGGGCAGCCTGGCCTACATTTCCGGCACGCTGGTCAATACGCCGGAGAATCTGGCGCGCTGGATCCGGCACCCCAAGCGCTACAAGCCCAACGGGGCCATGCCCGAGCTGGGCGTGCGCCCCGCAGATGCGGCCGACATGAGCGCTTACCTGCGCTGGGCCGACCGCAACACGCGTTAG
- a CDS encoding CinA family protein → MKDDYATLGHLLCQRGLRLVTAESCTAGMVAAALGDVEGCGQWLEGAFVTYTEEAKERMLGVAPADMQRYGLTSEEIAERMARGALRGSAAALAISNTGVAGPDDAPDGTPAGTVCFAWVLHEGDWQTIRTATRRFSGDRKAVREQASEFSISQALQLLRSPPLRSD, encoded by the coding sequence ATGAAAGACGACTACGCGACATTGGGACACCTGCTCTGCCAGCGCGGCCTGCGCCTGGTGACGGCAGAATCCTGCACGGCCGGCATGGTGGCAGCCGCCCTGGGCGATGTGGAAGGCTGCGGCCAGTGGCTCGAAGGCGCCTTCGTCACCTATACCGAAGAGGCCAAGGAACGCATGCTCGGCGTGGCCCCCGCCGACATGCAGCGCTACGGCCTGACCAGTGAAGAGATCGCCGAACGCATGGCCCGGGGTGCCTTGCGCGGAAGTGCCGCCGCCCTGGCCATCTCCAACACCGGCGTGGCCGGCCCCGACGATGCGCCCGACGGCACCCCGGCCGGAACGGTGTGCTTTGCCTGGGTCTTGCACGAAGGCGACTGGCAGACCATCCGCACCGCCACCCGGCGCTTCTCAGGGGACCGCAAGGCGGTGCGCGAACAGGCCAGCGAATTTTCCATCAGCCAGGCCCTGCAGTTGCTGCGCTCCCCGCCCCTGCGCAGCGACTGA
- a CDS encoding SDR family oxidoreductase, with amino-acid sequence MRCQLKNIADQTIVITGATSGIGLATARLAAARGARLVLLARDEQALERVAAELDAAGQRVLCVTADVADFSALQAVAARAVERFGQIDTWINNAGVSIFGSHEEVSLEDHRRLFETNYWGVVNGSLAALPHLKANAQGAALINLGSELSDVAVPLQGAYSASKHAVKGFTDSLRVELAEEGAAVSVTLIKPAAMDTPFTRHAKNYMDVQPKLPPPVYAPSIAAEAILIAAQNPRRDLYVGAASRLVSSANQCAPAVMDYYLKTCMFSQQRSDRPASGDSGRLHANGPQPAVAERGNEQHVLPFSPYTWASAQAPMLSRLAVLGVACLVAGKLAGRRGR; translated from the coding sequence ATGCGCTGCCAGCTCAAGAACATCGCCGACCAGACCATCGTCATCACCGGCGCCACCAGCGGCATCGGCCTGGCGACCGCCCGCCTGGCCGCCGCGCGGGGTGCGCGCCTGGTGCTGCTGGCGCGCGATGAACAGGCGCTCGAACGCGTGGCCGCCGAACTGGATGCAGCGGGCCAGCGCGTGCTCTGCGTGACGGCCGATGTGGCCGACTTCAGCGCCTTGCAGGCTGTGGCCGCCCGCGCCGTGGAGCGCTTCGGACAGATCGATACCTGGATCAACAATGCCGGCGTCTCCATCTTCGGCAGCCATGAAGAGGTCAGCCTTGAGGATCACCGCCGTCTCTTCGAGACCAACTACTGGGGTGTGGTCAACGGCAGTCTGGCCGCCTTGCCGCACCTGAAGGCGAATGCGCAAGGCGCGGCGCTGATCAACCTGGGCAGTGAGCTTTCGGACGTGGCCGTGCCGCTGCAGGGCGCGTATTCGGCGTCCAAGCATGCGGTCAAGGGATTTACGGATTCCCTGCGGGTGGAGCTGGCCGAGGAGGGGGCTGCAGTGTCGGTCACGCTGATCAAGCCGGCGGCGATGGACACCCCGTTCACGCGCCACGCCAAAAACTACATGGATGTGCAGCCCAAGCTGCCGCCGCCAGTCTATGCCCCGTCCATCGCCGCCGAGGCCATCCTGATCGCCGCGCAAAACCCGCGCCGCGATCTGTACGTGGGTGCGGCTTCGCGGCTGGTGTCGTCGGCCAATCAATGCGCGCCAGCAGTGATGGATTACTACCTCAAGACGTGCATGTTCTCGCAGCAGCGCAGTGACCGTCCGGCCAGCGGCGACAGTGGCCGTCTCCATGCGAATGGCCCGCAACCGGCCGTGGCCGAGCGCGGGAACGAACAGCATGTGCTGCCTTTCTCGCCCTATACCTGGGCCAGCGCACAGGCGCCGATGCTGTCGCGCCTGGCGGTATTGGGCGTGGCCTGCCTGGTGGCCGGCAAACTCGCGGGCCGCAGGGGACGCTGA
- a CDS encoding VIT family protein, which translates to MAKFHLEHHKVDAISWLRAAVLGANDGIVSTASLLVGVVAANASHESVLLTGVAGLLAGAMSMATGEYVSVHSQADSEHAALSQEREELATDPEGEHRELMGIYMRRGLNQETAHQVATQLMAHDALDAHARDELGISETTAARPVQAAIVSALSFAVGAALPLAVVLLAPAATLLPAIVVAALLSLAVLGAVAAKTGGANLWKGALRVSVWSSLAMGCTAAIGSFFGATL; encoded by the coding sequence ATGGCCAAATTCCATCTCGAACATCACAAGGTCGACGCCATCTCCTGGCTGCGCGCCGCCGTCCTCGGTGCCAACGACGGCATCGTCTCCACTGCCAGCCTGCTGGTCGGCGTGGTCGCTGCCAACGCCAGCCATGAAAGCGTCCTGCTGACCGGCGTGGCCGGACTGCTCGCGGGCGCCATGTCGATGGCCACGGGCGAATACGTGTCCGTGCATTCGCAGGCCGATAGCGAACATGCGGCCCTGAGCCAGGAACGCGAGGAACTGGCCACCGATCCCGAAGGCGAACACCGTGAACTGATGGGCATCTACATGCGCCGTGGCCTGAACCAGGAAACCGCGCATCAGGTCGCCACCCAACTGATGGCCCACGACGCCCTGGACGCCCATGCCCGCGATGAACTGGGCATCTCGGAGACCACCGCCGCACGCCCGGTCCAGGCGGCCATCGTCTCGGCGCTGAGCTTTGCGGTGGGCGCCGCCTTGCCGCTGGCCGTGGTCTTGCTGGCCCCGGCCGCCACCCTGCTGCCGGCCATCGTCGTTGCGGCCCTGCTCTCCCTGGCGGTCCTCGGGGCGGTGGCAGCCAAGACGGGGGGCGCCAATCTGTGGAAGGGCGCCTTGCGCGTGAGCGTGTGGAGCTCACTGGCGATGGGCTGCACGGCGGCCATCGGTTCCTTCTTCGGCGCCACGCTTTAG
- a CDS encoding DUF2306 domain-containing protein, with protein MSLTPVIAIHLSAALAAVLIGPFAFWTRLARTVRPRWHRALGYAWFTCMVATVCSAVFIRSHDLPNIAGYTPLHLLVPGTAFLLYRGISAVMRGDITTHRRTMLRVYIGACVVAGAFTLLPSRYLGQLVWGQWLGWL; from the coding sequence ATGTCGCTCACGCCCGTCATCGCCATCCATCTGAGTGCCGCCCTTGCGGCCGTCCTCATCGGTCCCTTCGCCTTCTGGACCAGGCTTGCCCGCACCGTGCGGCCGCGCTGGCACCGCGCGCTGGGCTACGCCTGGTTCACCTGCATGGTGGCAACGGTCTGCTCGGCGGTCTTCATCCGCTCGCATGACCTGCCCAACATCGCCGGCTATACGCCATTGCACCTATTGGTACCCGGCACGGCCTTCCTGCTCTATCGCGGGATTTCTGCGGTGATGCGCGGAGATATCACGACGCACCGGCGCACCATGCTGCGCGTCTACATCGGCGCGTGCGTGGTGGCTGGCGCTTTCACGCTGTTGCCGTCGCGCTACCTGGGCCAGCTGGTCTGGGGACAATGGCTGGGCTGGCTGTGA
- a CDS encoding cation-translocating P-type ATPase produces the protein MSTTSTHQDGLSEEEARQRLVRDGLNELPASTRRGAWCLLGEIVCEPMFLLLVACGVIYLLLGDRHEALMLLGFVFVVMGITFFQQRRAERSLEALRDLSSPQALVVRDGRTRKIAARELVDGDIVLLVEGDRIPADIRLLEASNLAVDESMLTGESVPVAKQADPMKDRAAITSSMSEAAQLFSGTLITQGTARGLVTATGERSALGRIGTSLAGLGEQKTPVQIETGRVVKRVATVGLLLAGGLAITYGLSRADWLNGLLAGLTLAMALLPEELPVVLTIFLGLGAWRLARENVLARSVPAIELLGATTVLCVDKTGTLTTNRMALRRLWTAAALHDTVTAGSLELPEALHLTLEFAILASHRRAFDPMESAIGDAGKRWLANTEHLHGNWTLIEDYPLSREMLAMSRVWEAPDQRERVIAAKGAPEAIVDLCHLDSAACAMVARQVQSMAADGLRVLGVARARLAAQTLPVNQHDFDFEFLGLIGMEDPVRADVPQAIKECHAAGIRVVMITGDHSATARSIARQAGIPAQGEVITGVELARLSDDDLRLRLADTHIFSRIRPEQKLRLVQALRARGDIVAMTGDGVNDAPALKAASIGVAMGARGTDVAREAAALVLLNDDFSSLVVAVRYGRRVFANLRKSIVFIVAVHVPIVGLSIIPVLLGWPMLLLPAHILFLQLIIDPACSVVLEAEPLEPHAMLDKPRPPQARLFDAQILLRGLWQGSGLLATLLAVCSGSRFMAGSDELVRTMTFTVLVLSNLGLIQANRSWKRASWRCSGTVNHYFAGIVLVTIVLLGAILGIPVLSRLFAFAPPTPLMLLVCVGVAAINLLWFEAVKHLSGRFFVQPL, from the coding sequence ATGTCCACCACCTCCACCCATCAGGATGGTTTAAGCGAAGAAGAGGCGCGCCAACGGCTTGTGCGCGACGGACTCAACGAGCTTCCGGCATCGACCCGGCGAGGGGCATGGTGCCTGCTGGGTGAGATCGTCTGCGAGCCGATGTTCCTGCTGCTGGTCGCTTGCGGCGTGATCTATCTGCTCCTGGGGGATCGTCATGAGGCGCTGATGCTGCTCGGCTTCGTCTTCGTCGTGATGGGCATCACGTTCTTCCAGCAGCGCCGCGCGGAACGGTCCCTGGAGGCATTGCGCGATCTCTCCAGCCCGCAAGCCCTGGTCGTGCGTGACGGACGCACGCGCAAGATCGCAGCGCGGGAACTCGTTGACGGTGACATCGTATTGCTGGTCGAAGGCGACCGTATTCCCGCTGACATCCGCCTTCTGGAAGCGTCCAACCTGGCCGTCGATGAATCCATGTTGACGGGAGAATCCGTACCGGTCGCCAAGCAAGCCGATCCGATGAAAGATCGCGCGGCCATCACCTCATCCATGAGCGAGGCCGCGCAACTGTTCTCGGGAACGCTCATTACGCAAGGCACGGCCAGAGGCCTTGTCACGGCCACGGGCGAACGCAGCGCTCTGGGCCGTATCGGGACATCGCTGGCGGGGCTGGGTGAGCAGAAAACACCGGTCCAGATCGAAACAGGCCGCGTCGTGAAACGGGTGGCCACCGTCGGGCTGCTGCTGGCGGGCGGGCTTGCCATTACCTATGGATTGTCGCGTGCAGACTGGCTCAATGGCCTGCTGGCAGGGCTGACACTGGCGATGGCCTTGTTGCCCGAAGAATTGCCGGTGGTGCTGACGATCTTCCTGGGCCTGGGCGCGTGGCGGCTTGCGCGGGAGAACGTGCTGGCCCGAAGCGTTCCTGCCATCGAGCTGTTGGGCGCGACCACCGTCCTGTGCGTCGACAAGACCGGAACCTTGACGACCAATCGCATGGCGCTCAGGCGGTTATGGACGGCGGCAGCCCTCCACGACACCGTGACGGCCGGTTCACTCGAGCTTCCGGAGGCATTGCATCTCACCCTGGAGTTCGCGATCCTGGCCAGCCATCGCCGCGCCTTTGATCCCATGGAGTCCGCCATCGGCGATGCCGGCAAGCGCTGGCTGGCCAACACCGAGCACCTGCATGGAAACTGGACCCTGATTGAGGACTATCCCTTGTCGCGCGAGATGCTGGCGATGTCCCGCGTATGGGAAGCGCCCGATCAGCGCGAACGGGTGATTGCCGCAAAAGGTGCGCCCGAAGCGATCGTCGATCTGTGCCACCTCGACAGCGCCGCTTGCGCCATGGTCGCCCGGCAGGTGCAGAGCATGGCCGCTGACGGGCTGCGTGTGCTGGGCGTTGCACGGGCGCGCTTGGCTGCGCAAACACTGCCAGTCAACCAGCATGATTTTGATTTCGAATTCCTCGGATTGATCGGGATGGAAGATCCTGTGCGGGCCGACGTTCCGCAAGCGATCAAGGAGTGCCATGCCGCGGGTATTCGCGTGGTCATGATCACCGGAGACCATTCGGCGACAGCGAGATCGATTGCCCGGCAGGCCGGCATTCCTGCGCAGGGCGAGGTCATTACCGGGGTCGAACTGGCCAGATTGAGCGATGACGACCTGCGCCTGCGACTGGCCGATACGCACATTTTCAGCCGTATCCGCCCGGAACAGAAACTGCGCCTGGTACAAGCCTTGCGCGCGCGGGGCGACATCGTGGCGATGACCGGCGATGGCGTCAACGACGCGCCCGCCCTCAAAGCCGCCAGCATCGGCGTGGCCATGGGGGCGCGCGGAACCGACGTCGCACGCGAGGCGGCCGCGCTGGTGCTGCTCAATGATGACTTTTCCTCCCTGGTGGTGGCGGTGCGTTACGGGCGGCGGGTATTTGCCAACCTGCGCAAGAGCATCGTCTTCATTGTGGCGGTGCACGTACCGATTGTCGGGCTGTCGATCATTCCGGTCCTGCTGGGTTGGCCCATGCTGCTGCTTCCGGCGCATATCCTGTTCCTGCAACTGATCATTGATCCCGCGTGTTCCGTCGTGCTGGAGGCCGAACCCCTGGAGCCCCACGCCATGCTGGACAAGCCGCGTCCACCCCAGGCGCGGCTTTTCGATGCGCAAATTCTCCTGCGTGGCCTGTGGCAGGGGAGCGGCTTGCTGGCCACCTTGCTGGCGGTCTGTTCAGGCAGCCGGTTCATGGCCGGTTCCGACGAGCTGGTACGTACCATGACCTTCACCGTGCTGGTATTGTCGAACCTCGGATTGATCCAGGCGAACCGTTCGTGGAAGCGAGCTTCATGGCGCTGCTCGGGGACTGTCAATCACTACTTCGCAGGGATTGTTCTGGTTACCATCGTCTTGCTGGGCGCGATACTGGGCATTCCTGTCCTGAGCCGGCTATTCGCCTTCGCCCCGCCAACGCCGTTGATGCTATTGGTCTGCGTCGGGGTGGCTGCCATCAACTTGCTATGGTTTGAGGCCGTCAAACATCTGTCTGGCCGGTTCTTCGTCCAGCCGCTTTAG
- the copD gene encoding copper homeostasis membrane protein CopD: MFLLGLCRLLLDGAALFLWGMALMLLALVDEPLRSTLWQRLARWRRLLTGLVFIALAATLPLQASILGDGWSDAWHPDMWAAVANGTSIGTAWWCQLACLSLLILSAPGTSRMRMLASVAGSGGLLASLALTGHAVMQDGWRGGAHQVNDVLHVWSVGAWTGALPVVLLILSKPVRSAHPELTRGILRRFSAIGHAVVALVWVTGLCNTFFILGTMPLDWRFPYQGLLTLKMLVVGVMVLIAIFNRYRLVPAMRRDPAALDRLCRLTQAEIMLAWLALLLLAWLGMLQPN; encoded by the coding sequence TTGTTTCTGCTCGGGCTCTGCCGCCTCCTGCTGGACGGTGCGGCCCTGTTCCTGTGGGGCATGGCACTGATGCTCCTGGCGCTGGTCGATGAACCGCTCAGGAGCACGCTCTGGCAGCGCCTGGCGCGGTGGCGGCGTCTGCTGACGGGCCTGGTATTCATCGCGCTGGCCGCCACGTTGCCGCTGCAGGCCAGTATCCTCGGCGATGGCTGGAGTGATGCCTGGCACCCCGACATGTGGGCTGCGGTTGCCAACGGGACTTCCATCGGTACGGCCTGGTGGTGTCAGCTGGCGTGCTTGTCATTGCTGATCTTGAGCGCGCCGGGCACGAGTCGCATGCGCATGCTCGCCAGTGTGGCGGGCAGCGGCGGCCTGCTTGCCAGCCTGGCCCTGACCGGACATGCCGTCATGCAGGACGGTTGGCGCGGTGGGGCACATCAGGTCAACGACGTGCTGCATGTCTGGAGTGTCGGGGCCTGGACAGGGGCGTTGCCGGTGGTTCTGCTGATCCTGTCCAAGCCGGTGCGGTCCGCTCATCCCGAGTTGACCAGGGGCATCTTGCGGCGTTTTTCCGCTATCGGCCATGCCGTGGTCGCACTGGTCTGGGTCACGGGACTGTGCAATACCTTCTTCATTCTCGGCACCATGCCGCTGGACTGGCGCTTTCCCTATCAGGGGCTGCTGACGTTGAAGATGCTGGTGGTGGGCGTGATGGTGCTCATCGCCATCTTCAACCGCTATCGGCTGGTGCCCGCCATGCGCCGCGATCCCGCTGCGCTGGATCGGCTTTGCCGGCTCACGCAAGCGGAGATCATGCTGGCCTGGCTGGCGCTGTTGCTATTGGCCTGGCTGGGGATGTTGCAGCCGAATTGA
- the copC gene encoding copper homeostasis periplasmic binding protein CopC — protein sequence MSTIKRLLSLVALAGLVLTQPAWAHAHLKTATPADKAVVASPAELTLGFSEGLNLRFSGVKLLGPDQQEVRLGQAMLMDGGKSLMVAVPARLATGTYTVHWHALSEDGHKTEGSYSFSVAP from the coding sequence ATGAGCACAATCAAACGCCTTCTTTCGCTGGTCGCGCTGGCCGGCCTGGTACTGACCCAACCGGCCTGGGCCCACGCCCATCTGAAGACCGCCACTCCCGCCGACAAGGCGGTAGTGGCCTCGCCGGCCGAACTGACCTTGGGATTCTCCGAGGGACTCAATCTGCGCTTCAGTGGTGTCAAGCTGCTGGGCCCCGATCAGCAGGAGGTCAGACTGGGCCAAGCCATGCTCATGGACGGTGGCAAATCCCTGATGGTGGCGGTTCCGGCCCGGCTGGCAACTGGTACGTACACGGTGCACTGGCATGCACTCTCAGAAGATGGCCACAAGACCGAGGGCAGCTACAGCTTTTCCGTGGCACCTTGA
- a CDS encoding acyl-CoA dehydrogenase family protein, translating to MSTISHDLLQRIADGAARRDAQREQPFEVIDEIKATGFGAGRLDADYGGGGATLVETLDTAIRLGAADPNIAHIWRNHHVALERLLNAPLQHAGVQRLRERVAAGDLIGASHTETGQPQIGGNAPLATRLVRQGDHYVLNGRKFYSTGSLFADWLHVTVSVEDGRRAVVLLPRQREGVQTVDDWFGMGQRLTGSGTTVFENVVVAADEVVLPDEVPARQAVFGSTIAQLFLTAVIAGVVSAVARDGAALLGKRKRNYYYAPTPSAAQDPILLAALGEREADAFATRAVVLAAAAEADRAYAALKTNAADTDDRLQDAAAAAAKAKITVDRIAHHAATALFDIAGASATLTQFNLDRHWRNIRTISTHNPTSHKAYALGNLSVNEIRLPTQGFF from the coding sequence ATGAGCACAATTTCTCACGACCTCCTGCAACGCATCGCCGATGGCGCTGCCCGGCGCGATGCGCAACGCGAACAACCCTTTGAGGTGATCGACGAGATCAAGGCCACCGGCTTCGGCGCCGGCCGGCTCGATGCCGACTACGGCGGGGGTGGCGCCACCCTGGTGGAAACGCTCGATACGGCCATCCGGCTCGGTGCGGCCGATCCCAACATTGCCCACATCTGGCGCAATCACCACGTGGCACTGGAACGTCTGCTCAATGCTCCTCTGCAGCATGCCGGGGTGCAACGCCTGCGTGAACGGGTCGCTGCAGGAGACCTGATCGGTGCCTCCCATACCGAAACAGGCCAGCCGCAGATCGGCGGCAATGCGCCACTGGCCACGCGCCTGGTGCGCCAGGGCGATCACTACGTGCTCAATGGCCGGAAGTTCTATTCCACCGGCTCGCTCTTTGCAGACTGGCTGCACGTGACCGTCTCGGTCGAGGATGGCCGTCGCGCCGTCGTCCTGCTGCCGCGCCAGCGCGAAGGTGTGCAGACCGTGGACGACTGGTTCGGCATGGGCCAGCGGCTCACGGGCAGCGGCACCACCGTGTTCGAGAACGTGGTGGTGGCCGCTGACGAAGTGGTCTTGCCCGATGAGGTGCCGGCGCGTCAGGCCGTGTTCGGTTCGACCATCGCCCAGCTCTTCCTGACTGCGGTGATCGCCGGCGTGGTCTCGGCCGTCGCCCGCGATGGCGCCGCCCTGCTGGGCAAGCGCAAGCGCAACTACTACTACGCGCCTACCCCGTCGGCAGCGCAGGACCCTATCCTGCTGGCCGCTCTGGGCGAGCGCGAGGCCGATGCCTTTGCCACCCGCGCCGTGGTACTGGCTGCGGCCGCTGAAGCCGACCGCGCCTATGCCGCCCTGAAGACCAACGCCGCTGACACCGATGATCGCCTGCAAGATGCCGCCGCCGCTGCCGCCAAGGCCAAGATCACGGTGGACCGCATCGCCCACCACGCCGCCACTGCGCTGTTCGACATCGCCGGAGCCTCGGCCACCTTGACGCAGTTCAACCTGGATCGGCACTGGCGCAACATCCGTACCATCTCCACCCACAACCCGACCTCGCACAAGGCCTATGCCCTGGGCAACCTGAGCGTGAACGAGATCAGGTTGCCGACTCAGGGTTTCTTCTGA